Genomic segment of Candidatus Spechtbacterales bacterium:
ATTTTCTCCATAGTGCCTACAAAATCAAAGTCTGCATGCTCTAACTTTACGTCATTGCGCTCAGCCAAATCAAAAATATGTTCTTTCCCTTCCGAATTTTTATATTCGCCTGTGTACTTAATCTCTTTAACGCCTTTGGCAATAAGTTTCGTGGTGCACCTAATGCATGGAGTCCCTATAATGTAGGCGCTAGCCCCTATAAGGTTAGCCGTGCTGTACAAAATGGCATTTTCTTCACCATGCAATGTCCGGACACAATGCCCTTCTATTATCAAATGTCCCACATCATCACATTGCGGATTTTTAGGCAACGCGCCATTATATCCCGCGCCAACCAGTCTCTTGTTTTTATCAACCAAAACACAAGCTGTCTTTAGCCTGTCACATGTCCCGCGCGTGGAATATATGTGCGCAAGCGCAAAAAAGAATTCGTCCCAATTTGGTCTCTGCATAAAAACTCCTTATTTAAGTACTCTACTCTTTTTATCATAGACATCACTAAAACAAAAGCCCACCTATCATTGGTGGCCTTGTACTTGTAAAAAGCTCGACAATCAAGGATTTTCAGATNNNNNNNNNNNNNNNNNNNNNNNNNNNNNNNNNNNNNNNNNNNNNNNNNNNNNNNNNNNNNNNNNNNNNNNNNNNNNNNNNNNNNNNNNNNNNNNNNNNNCTATCATTGGTGGCCTTGTACTTGTAAAAAGCTCGACAATCAAGGATTTTCAGATTTTCGCTTAGTTCGCGGAGGCACCGAGTAGCGGAATAAGGCGTAGGTAATAACTACGCTGTCGAGCAACGCAGGCGCTGACAAAGAAATAAGCGAAAAGATAAATCCGCTATTATTTTTCTACATCTATTCCCATACTCTTTGCTGTACCGGCGATAATCTTAGAAGCCGCGTCAACATCGTTGGCACTTAAATCTTCCATCTTTTGTTCAGCTATTTGTCTCAATTGAGCTTTTGATATTTTTCCCGCTTTTACTCTAGGTACCTCTCCCGAACCCTTTTCCACTCCGGCGGCTTTGCGCAAAAGATCAGACGCGGGAGGCGTCTTTAATTTAAAATCGAAACTTCTGTCTTCAAAGATAGAAAGCTCAACAGGTATAATGTTTCCTTTTTTATCCTGGGTAGCGTCGTTAAATTTAGTTACAAACTCCTGAATATTAATACCGTGAGGACCGAGTGCGGTTCCCACAGGCGGTGCCGGTGTTGCCCCTCCGGCGGGTATCTGAAGTTTTACTACTGTTTTTACTTTTTTTGCCATGGTTTGTTAGTGAATACGAGCCCATGGCGAAGTGTGAACTTACAAACCATGAGCCCCGCCGTAGCTTCATGCGAAGGCGGGCCACTTATTTTATATCTTAGTTATTTGCAAATAGTCCAGTTCCACAGGAGTTTCGCGTCCAAACATGTTTACCAATACATATATCTTTCCTTTTTCCTCGTCTATGGAAGAAACTTTGCCGTCAAAATCCTTAAAAGGACCGTCATTAATTTTTACCGCATCCCCTTCCTGCACATCAATCTTGTATTTAGGCTCTTCAACACCCATTCTTTTTTGAAGACTATCTATCTCTTTTTGATCTATGGGTATAGGAGTCGTACCCGAACCCACAAAACCTGTAACGCGCGGGGTATTACGCACAACATACCACGAGTCGTCGGTAACTACCATTTCAACCAGTACATATCCGGGATATATTTTTTCCTCTATAATGCGCCTCTTCCCTCCACGTATCTTTATTTTCTTTTCTTTCGGAACAATAACATTAAATATCTTATCCTGCATACCCATAGACTCAATACGCTGAAGAAGGTTCTGGCGAACGGCATCCTCATATCCTGAGTATGTGTGTATAACGTACCAACTTTTACCTCGTTGTAGTTTTTGTTTAGGCATGTTCTTTCGCCGCTTTGCGGCTCAATCAAATTTAAAATTTAAAATGCAAAAGTAAAAATTTTGGTTGTCCGCCTGTGGCGGACTTTTCATTTTTCGTTTTTACTTTTAAATTTAGAAGTTTGTGCTATAAAACAAACTTCGCGAGTAGCCACTGGAAGAAAAAGTCCAAACCCCCAAGAAAAATTCCTGTGACAATTGAAACACTCAAAACCAGAAGTGTGTAATTTAACACTTCTTTCTTCGTTAACCAATTAACACGCTTCATTTCTATTTTCACCTCGCGTAAAAATCTGATTATAAAAAAAATAGGTTTTTTTACTAAATCCATTTTTAAAAGCCCTCGTGGGGCCCATTTATTTATCTGCCCTCAATAATAACAAAGAATGTGCTACTTTGTCAATGTTTTAAAAAGGCAAAACCAAATTTACTTTTAAGCAACCATACTTAAAACAGCAATAAAGAGCAGATTTGGCAGAGAGATTAACTATATATCAAGATTCTGTACCTTTTGCGCGTGGGTCTGTATAAACCTTTTTCGTGGCGCTACTTCTGAGCCCATAAGAATATCAAATAACGATCATAAAATTTTCCCCGACCCCCTTCTTTTAAAACCTTGCGGTCAGTCCCCTAATTAACAACTGAAATACGCTTTAGAAGCACAGGAATGAGTCAGATTCACGAAGCGAGGGTGAAGGAGTAGTTTATACTACTTCAATGCCCGACTGACTAGAAGATGGCTCATTCCTGTGCTTCCCGAAGGGCGGGTGTATATTTTCCATATCCTTTGTTTTCATCGCTCATGCACATCTGTGCATTTCACTCTTCAGGCCTAGGCTATGGAAAATATTCACTCCGCTAAATGAATTTCAGTTGTTACTTAGGGGGCAAAACGTTTTGCGCCTGCCGGCGCAAAGACTACTTCCACCACGGGGAAAATTTAATATTTGATATTCTATATATCAAGATTCTGTACCTTTTGCGCGTGAGTCTGTATAAACCTTTTTCGTGGCGCTACCTCTGAGCCCATAAGAATATCAAATATTTTATCTGCCTCTTCGGCGTCTTCAACATCAACCCTGAAAAGAACGCGGTTTTCAGGATTCATGGTAGTTTCCCAAAGCTGGGATGGGTTCATTTCACCGAGACCCTTGTACCGCTGAAGGCTTACACCGGACATGCTTTTTGCTTTTTCTTCAAGATCCTCCCCTCCTTCGGGAATGTCTTTGGGTTTTTCTTTCTTTCCTTCTTTAGCTACCTTTTCTGCCAGCATTTTTTTCAGTATATTTTCTTTTTGGGCTTCCGTATACGCATACTCAAAATGTTTGCCTTTTTGTATCTTATACAAAGGCGGCTGTGCTATGTAAAGATATCCACCCTCAATAATCGGTCTGTAATACCTATAAAACAAGGTGAGTAGAAGCGTTCTTATGTGCGCGCCGTCAACATCCGCGTCTGTCATAATAACCACTTTGTGGTAGCGTATTTTTTCCAAATTAAATTCTTCCGCTATCGCGGCGCCCAAAGCAATAATAAGGGTTTTAACCTCCTTGTTTGCCAGTATCTTATCCAAACGCGCGCGCTCAACGTTTAATATTTTACCGCGAAGCGGTAAAATTGCCTGAAACCTTCTATCTCTTCCCTGTTTCGCGGAACCTCCCGCTGAATCTCCCTCCACTATAAAAATTTCAGAATCTTCGGGCCTGCGACTTGAGCAATCTGCTAACTTTCCGGGAAGCGTTAAGCCATCGAGAGCCCCCTTTCTGATAACCGTATCTCGTGCCGCTTTTGCGGCTTTTCTTGCTTTAGCAGCCAAAAATATTTTCTCTATAATCTGCCGGGCATCTGACGGGTTTTTATCTAAATACTCTTCCAGGGCATCAGACACTACGGAATCAACCCCGCTTCTGGCTTCGGTATTGCCAAGTTTTGCCTTAGTTTGTCCCTCAAATTGCGGATCCGGCAACTTTACCGAAACCGCAACCGTTAAACCTTCACGAACATCCTCTCCTGTAAAGGCTTCATTGTTCTTCATAAGGTTGTTCTTTTGAGCATACGAATTCAAGCCACGAGTAAGCGCCGTTCGAAAACCTGTAATGTGCATTCCCCCTTCGGGTGTGTATATATTGTTGGCAAAAGCAAGTTCTTTCCCTTGCAGGTCATCTGTGTACTGAAACGCCACCTCTATAAGCAAGTCCTCATGCTCACGCTCCACATAAAAAATATTGTTGTGTTTTTTTACCTCACCGCGATTAAGATAATCTACGAAAGACACAAGACCGCCCTCAAAATAAAACTGGTATGAATAAGGGAGTTTTTCCCTTTCGTCTATAACTTTAATGTGCACCCCTTTTGTAAGATAAGACTGCTGTCGCAAATGATCAAGGATTTTTTTAAGGCGAAGTTCTCCCTCTTTAAATATTTCTTTGTCGGGTTCAAATGTTACGGTGGTGCCAGACTTACTCTTAGGACATGTTCCTACTTTTTTCAAAGCACCGAGAGGTTTGCCTCGCTTATACTCCTGCGCGTACCTTACTCCATCACGACAAACCTCTGCTTTGAGCCAAATAGAAAGAGCGTTTACTACAGAAACTCCCACTCCGTGCAACCCTCCGGATATTTTATAACTATCACCGCCAAATTTACCCCCCGCGTGCAGAGTTGTCATTACGGTCTCTAAAGCCGATTTTTTGGTTTGAGCGTGCTTTTCTACAGGGATTCCGCGACCATCATCTGAAACACTGACTTTTCCGTCTTTCAGTAAAGTAACTTCTATATTTTGTGCGTGTCCAGCCATTGCCTCATCCAAGCTATTGTCCACTACCTCCCAAACAAGGTGATGCAATCCGTCTTCTCCTGTTGACCCAATGTACATACCGGGTCTTTTACGAACAGGGTCCAAACCTTCCAAAACATAAATATCCTTAGCGCTGTATTCTCCATTTTTCTTTGGCGTCTCCTTTTTTGCTTTTTGTGCCGGTCCGCCTTTTGGCGCGGGCTTAGCCGAACTTGTAGATTTCTTTTGCGGTTGTTTTGCCATAATTTATTAGTAAGCGCGAGCTTCAGCGAAGCGCGAACTTATAAGCATGAGCACCCCGCACTTATTTTGCGTGGTGCTGCAAGCGGCGCAAGGGGCGAATAGCCCCTGCCCTATACGGGCACAGCGCCGCTATATTTAAAATATTTTTAATTTGTATTCCCGCTATTATTTGCTATGCGAAGCAAAATAAGTGCGGGGTAAGTTTCGCTAAATTCACTAACGTTCATTAAGCTCAACTTTATTTTATTTCCCATCCCTCGCGGGTTTTAATTTCTTTAATAATTTTTTCCATAATTTTATCTACCTCTTCAGACCTCAAAGTTCTGTCATAAGCCTGAAAAACCAAATGAAAGGCCATACTTTTTGATTCGGTATTACTATCCTCCTCATAATAGTCAAACATATCCACATCACGCAACAATTTCCCGCCTGTTGTATTTATTATACCAACAACCTCTTCCGCGCGGGTTTGTAATGGAACTATAAGCGATACATCTCGCACTACCTGCGGAAAACTTGATACAGGGTTGTAAATTTCCTCTTCCTCAGCCAGTTCTATAAGTTTGCTTAATTGTATGTCCGCAATAAATAAAACCCCTTTTAGTCCTTCCTCTTCAGCTATAGCGGGATGCACCTGCCCGATATATCCTAAAATACTATCTCCCGATTTAACAAGGGCTCTTCTGTTGCTGTGAAGATAAGAAAGGGCGGTTTCTTCGTTTTTATCTAAAACAGGGTCAAGCCAGATATCGGATATACCGATACTGTGGAATAAATCTTCAACCTCTCCTTTAAGCTCGTAAAAATATTCGCGATTATCCTGCCTTGAGGCAATAGACAAAGAGAGGCGCGCCTCCTCTTTACCCGTGTATCTGTAAAATACCTCCCCTGTTTCAAAAAACTTTACCTTATCATAAAACTTAATATTTTCACGGGCAGTCTTTAGCGCCAAAGGAGCAATTGAGGGCCGCATGTACTTAAACTCGTCATTTGAAGGATTTTGCAATTCCCATACTTCCGATTTTTGAAAACCCCACAACTTAAAAATATTTTCTGAGACGAAAACATAGTTATAAACCTCGTTAAAACCCGAAGCTGCCATGTGGCGGTTAATCTGCCTTAACCAGTAGTTTTTAACATTCCTCTTAGGGGGGTATAAAGCCGCCCTGGGCATTTTAGGCTCCGTGTTCTCATACCCCAAAATCCTGCCAATCTCTTCTATAACATCTACCTCTCTTTCTATGTCAAGCCTGAAATAAGGAGGTATAACCGTTAAAAATTCTTTCTCTTGGCGGACATCAAACCCAAGTCCTTTGAGTATTTTTTTGGCATCTGAAATTTTAACTTCAACACCGAGTAGAGATGATGCCCTGTTTATATCTGTCTTTATTTTTGAATGTGTAATTTCTTTTTCTAAAGTGTCTATAGCTGTCTTGTCCGCATTTCCTCCCGCAATATCAAGTATCAATTCTACTACGAATTGAAGTCCCTCTTTCGCGAAAGCCAGAGGAACTTCGTGTTCAAACCTCCACGACGCGTCTGTGTGCAACGCAAGCTTGCGCGTAGTATTTCTTATATTTACAGGAGTAAAGTTCGCGCTCTCAATTACTATATTTTGCGTATTCTTGTCTACCTCCGCCTTTTTACCACCCTTAACACCCGCGATGGCTAAGGGGTCTTTTTCATCCGCTATCACAAGAATACTTTCTTCTAAATCGTACTTCGCGTTGTCCAAAGTTGTAACAGATTCGCCCTTGCCTGCTTTTCTAACTACGATTTTGTGTCCCTCTAATTTATCATAATCAAAAACATGCAAAGGCTGGCCCGTTGCAAGCATTGCGTAGTTTCCGGCATCAACAATATTGTTTATTGAATTTATACCTATATTTTCAAGCGCGTCTTTAAGCCATTTTGGAGAAGGTCTTACTTTTACACCTTCAATTTTAACCGCCATATAGCGCGGACATAAACCCGGGTCTTTTACATCCACGCTAAGACCCTCAACTTTGTTTTTTGATGTTTTTAAAGCGGGATATTTTTTAAGCTTAAGAGCGCCTCCGCTCAGTAGCGCGGCTTCACGGGCAATGCCTATGTGCGATGCTGAATCATGCGCCCTGTTTGGCAGGATGTCTATATCTAAAATATGGTCCGCACCCTTCTTCTCCACTCCCTCAACCTCATAGGCGTGCATTGTTAAAAGCTCCGCCAGTTTATTAGGAGCGGGCAGCTTTTTATCTACGTATTGTTGTATAAAGTTATAAGAAAACTTCATATTACTTAAATTGCTCCAAAAAGCGTATATCGCCCGCATTAAACAGCCGCACATCGTCTATCTTGTACTTCATCATGGCAAGGCGATCTATACCGACGCCAAACGCAAAGCCCGCGTATTCATCAGGATTATACCCCGCGGCCTCAAAAACCCTTGGGTGTACCATGCCGGCGCCCATAAGCTCAAGCCATCCTGTTTGAGAGCAAACCGAGCACCCTTTAGCATCGCAGTTGATACAGTTTATATCTACCTCAAAACCCGGCTCTACAAACGGAAAAAAACTGGGCCTTAATCTTATACTTATATCTTTTTTAAAATATCGGCTTAAAAACTCTTTCATTACAGCGCGGAAGTTCGCGATACTTATGTCTTTATCTACCATAAGTCCTTCAAGTTGACGAAATTGTATCTCATGGGAAGCATCGGTCGCCTCGTATCTAAAAACCTGCCCGGGAGCGATAATCCTTATGGGAGGATTATTCTTTTGCATATACCTTATCTGCACAGGGCTTGTATGTGTGCGTAAAAGCATGCGCCCCGGATTCTGTTTTGTAACCGGTCCTTTAACTTCCTTATCTTGCTTCATCCAAAACGTATCCCAAAGGTCGCGCGCGGGGTGGTCTTCGGGGATATTTAAAGCTTCAAAATTATACCACTCATTTTCTATTTGAGGACCTTCTGCTGTTTCAAACCCCATAGCGCTAAAGATATCTTCAATCTCGGCGATAGTCTTAGTTATGGGGTGCACACTCCCTCGTAATTTTTTAGGTAGAGGTCGGGTAACATCGAGCCATTCGTTTATAATCCTGTTCCTATACTGCTCTTCACGAATCTTTGAAGAGTACTCTTCAAGCATAGAACCTATGTCCTCTTTGATTTTATTTAAAGCATTACCGTATTTTTTACGGTCCTTTTCGGCCATGTCTTTAAGGGAGCGAAGCTCTTGAGTAAGTTTCCCTTTTCTACCCAAATAGGCGCGGCGAATGTCGTCAATCTCGGTTAAATTTGATGTCTTTTTAAGGGCATTTTCGGCCTCTTTTTTTAGTTCATCCAGTTTGCTCATAGTGTTTAATACCCTTATATTTTACCGTATTTTAGCCCCAAAAACAAGCTGCAAATAAATGGGAAAACCGGCTTTCCCATTTAGCTAATTTCATATAAAAAACCCCGTAAAACGGGGTTTTTAAGTACTTTTTATAGATAAGTCTTTTCCAGCTGTTCAAATTCGCCGTCTGAAATGGCAAAGCACCTCTTAATGACTTCATTTGAAGCTTCAGTAAATTCTCCTGAGCCAAACTGCCGCCCTGCAGCCACAAGAGTAGAAGCTTCAAGGCTTCCAAACGCTCTTGTAAGCTCAAAATAAGGAGCCGGCAAATTATATGGGTCCGAAACCGGGTATTGACCGCTGGCATCCTGTAGTGCCTTTAAGAAGCGCTGGCGCCTCTCGTAGATATTGAAATCGCTTTCAATATCTACCCAGCCTTTTGCGCTCTCCAAGTTTACCGGAGAAAAAGGCCAAACTTTGACAATATCTGCAGGTTCCCCTGCTAATTCGCCTGACATGAATACCTTCATAAAACCGCGGGAAACAAGCATGCTTTGTATCTGGCTTGTGCCCTCATAAATTGCGGTAATAAAGGAATCCTTCAAGACCCTGCCTATCGGATATTCCAAAATATACCCGTTACCTCCGAATATCTGAAGGCCTGTCATAGCGGTAAGGCGAACATACTCGCCGGCTACAAGTTTTGCAAGCGAAGCTTGCATTTCATAGGGGCGTGTATCACCTTCGGGAAATGTATCCTTAAGCGTTGAAGATTGGAGCGTCAAAGCCCATGACATGCGATTGCGCGCTTCCATATCAAGAAGCATTGCCTTGACACCGTGCTTATCAATTATCTCACTTCCAAATTGGACTCTTTCATTGGCATATTCAAACGCAAGATCATAAGCTGACTCGCCAATACCTGTTGCCTGTCCTGATATCACAGTAGCGCGGGAACCTACCAAAGTAGGCAGGTTTGCCCGCTTATAGCCATCGTGTAACGGCCCTACATAAGCGAATGCCTCAGCCTCTGTGAACACCATTTCGGTGGTTGGAGAATGGGTTAAGCCAAGCTTATGCTCGTTCTTGGAACTATCAAGCTGTTTGGTTTTACCATCGCTTGCAAAATTCTTACGAGCTTCATCACAATCAACGACGAACAAGGTCATTCCCATAGAGTCGTTTGCTTTGTGCATTTCCTTATCAGATATAGCAAGTACTAACGCGTAATTCGCGTCCCAACCGCCTGTGATAAAACGCTTGGTTCCAGTTATGCGCCAAATTCCATCCTTACCCTGTACTGCCTTAGTCTTTATGCCTGCAACATGACTGCCGGCTTCAGATTCGGTCTGGGCAAATACGCCATCCTTTTTGCCTGAAACAAGCTCGGGTGCTAACTGCTGTTTAAGCTCTTCTGAGCCATGCGCGAACAAAGGCGCTTTGAAAAGCGAGTTGCCCGCTCCTACGGAAAGGCCGAGGTCAGCAGCTCCCGGAACTCGACAAACCTTACGCGTAAAGGATGTCGCCATACGAGAAGTTATTTTCTCTCCACCATATTCATCAGGGATACAGTGCTTATGCGTGCTAAATTTCTGGAAAATTTCTATAGACCTGTTGTATATATCTTCGCTAAATTCCTCATACTTAAGCGCATCATTTGCCAGAGGCTTTAAGTCCCTTTCGCAAAAATCATCAATAGCGGCATCAAATTCAGGCTCAAATTCACGAGCATCAAAAAGCTTTTTCTCTGTTAAAACTTTGCTGTCTCCAGCCATTTTAAACCTCCTTTGTTAAAGTGCTAAGTTCTGACTCTTTAATACCATTAAAGAGTCAGGTTTACAATGATTTTCATCTATTTCCTGTGCTTTTTATTCATGCTATACTTTTGGTAGTACTTGGTATCAAAGGAGACCAAAATGAAGCTCAAAAACGAGCCTTATCGTTGCGGAGAATGCAAACTTACACATAGAGTGCTTTTGCGGGATGAAAACGGCAGTCATCTAAAAGACAGTCTGGGAAATTATATTTATGATACATTTACATCTGATTCCGTAGATGAAGTGCTGGAGCACATGTTAAGCGAACATTGGGATGAAAAAAAAGATATTCAACAATGCCTTGATTGTCTTTATTTTTATAGCTATGATAATTTGCCTTGCGGATGGGACAGCGCCGGAGGTCTTATGGTTTGGTGCTACGACTGCACTCAGCGTCGCTGTTTAAGGTATGGCATCTTACGCAATTCTCTTTCTTCACTTTTGAAGGAGGACAATATTAAGCTTATGAGAAAAAGTAAACTAATTAAAGAAATAAAGGAGCTTCTGGATTCCTAAAACAAAAATGCCCGATAATCGGGCATTTTCAATGTTCAAAATATAGAAACAAATGTAATATCAGGGCTTGGGGAGTCGTATCTTTCGGGAACGCGGTTCGGCAGATATACCTTGTTCTCTCCGGGCAGTATATCTTCTGTAAAATAATCGCAAAAAAAATCTTCTTCCGTACCTTTATTATCCTCTTCCATGAGCCACTGCTCTACGGCGTTGAGGCGTTTGATCGCATCTATGTCGTGCAACTCAGGCTTTGGGAGTACCAACTCTCTCTTTAGAAGCAAGTATAAAGAGCTGTTATCCGCGGAGAGCTCCGCGAGAATAAAACATTCATTATACAGGCCGGAGTTTTTACCTTTCGCGCTTTCGGCTATTTTCTCCATTATACGCAATTCGTTCAGTACGATATTTTTTGAATCTTCCGTTTCATTAGCCATATTTTCCGTCAAAACTATATCGTCCACTACAGTTTCAAACAAAAGCTTACTTCCGAGGGGTAAAAGAACTTTTATAGGCTCAAGAGAACTATGAACTATATCAAAATATTCATCTGTTATCATCTGGACCTCCTTTTGTTGCCTTATTTTTTGCAATAACGTATATCCATCTTTTCGGTGGGTCAAAGTACGCTAAAACATCCTTAAACCCTGCCCGCCTAACCAGCAAGGCAAGTTCTGATATTCTCCAATATTGAAAAAACCTGGGAGCATTTAATTTATCCCTGCTCCACTCGCTCCCCTCGCCATGTTTCACAGTAAAAGCAAGAACTCCATTTTTATCCAAAGAATTGCATGCCTTGCTAAGCGCACAGGACAGATCTTTGGGCTTGAAATGCAAAAAAACAGCATTTGCAAACACCATATCAAACTCCCGGGGAATAACGTCTTTTAAAACGTTCAAAACCATAGCATCATAACCTTCGTTCTGCAGATAATGCACGAAACTAAGAGATGCATCGGTCCTCAGTACACTATGACCTAATTCTTCAAGATATTTTGCGTCGCGCCCGAAGCCCGAACCTATCTCCAATATGCTTGCTTTTTCAGGAAGCGAACCTAAAGCATCGTTTATCCATTTTTTCAACTCAGGGCTAACATCTTGGGGCGTTCCCGTGATATATTCATCCAAGTTTTCCTCATAGCTTCTTAAGGTTTTTTTGTTGTATGAATCCATTGGGAGGTCTACCTCCTTTCAAGGTTATAAAAGGGCTAAAAATAAAGTACCACTAAAAATTCTCTTTAGCAACTACGGGAAACCTAGGTTTCCCCGCTTACCCCCGCCAAAGGACGGGCAGGCACCTCTGGCAGGACCCCTTCCCGCCGGTTCAAATCCGGTCTTTATCAATAAAAAATATCCAGTTTTTCTGGATATTTTTTACTTTGGCGGACCCGACCGGATTTGAACCGGCGATCTCCTCCGTGACAGGGAGGCGTGTTAACCGGGCTACACCACGGGTCCACAAACTATTTTTATATATCCCCAGCTATGTGCCGGCGGGTGGAATTGAACCACCGACCTGAACTTTATGAGGGTTCCGCTCTAACCACTGAGCTACGCCGGCATGCGCTACAGCACTTCGCTCATTGTTGCGGGTGCAGGAATCGAACCCGCCGCGAGAGGGTTATGAGCCCTCTGTGCCCACCAGAGCACCTCCCCGCTACAATAATATACCAATAAAAAACATAAAAAGCAAGTTATTCAAAAATTTTGAATTCCTTCAGAATATCTTTATATATATTTATAGTTCTCTCCGCAGCTTCACGGGATAACGG
This window contains:
- the pheT gene encoding phenylalanine--tRNA ligase subunit beta, translating into MKFSYNFIQQYVDKKLPAPNKLAELLTMHAYEVEGVEKKGADHILDIDILPNRAHDSASHIGIAREAALLSGGALKLKKYPALKTSKNKVEGLSVDVKDPGLCPRYMAVKIEGVKVRPSPKWLKDALENIGINSINNIVDAGNYAMLATGQPLHVFDYDKLEGHKIVVRKAGKGESVTTLDNAKYDLEESILVIADEKDPLAIAGVKGGKKAEVDKNTQNIVIESANFTPVNIRNTTRKLALHTDASWRFEHEVPLAFAKEGLQFVVELILDIAGGNADKTAIDTLEKEITHSKIKTDINRASSLLGVEVKISDAKKILKGLGFDVRQEKEFLTVIPPYFRLDIEREVDVIEEIGRILGYENTEPKMPRAALYPPKRNVKNYWLRQINRHMAASGFNEVYNYVFVSENIFKLWGFQKSEVWELQNPSNDEFKYMRPSIAPLALKTARENIKFYDKVKFFETGEVFYRYTGKEEARLSLSIASRQDNREYFYELKGEVEDLFHSIGISDIWLDPVLDKNEETALSYLHSNRRALVKSGDSILGYIGQVHPAIAEEEGLKGVLFIADIQLSKLIELAEEEEIYNPVSSFPQVVRDVSLIVPLQTRAEEVVGIINTTGGKLLRDVDMFDYYEEDSNTESKSMAFHLVFQAYDRTLRSEEVDKIMEKIIKEIKTREGWEIK
- the rplK gene encoding 50S ribosomal protein L11, which translates into the protein MAKKVKTVVKLQIPAGGATPAPPVGTALGPHGINIQEFVTKFNDATQDKKGNIIPVELSIFEDRSFDFKLKTPPASDLLRKAAGVEKGSGEVPRVKAGKISKAQLRQIAEQKMEDLSANDVDAASKIIAGTAKSMGIDVEK
- the secE gene encoding preprotein translocase subunit SecE yields the protein MDLVKKPIFFIIRFLREVKIEMKRVNWLTKKEVLNYTLLVLSVSIVTGIFLGGLDFFFQWLLAKFVL
- the pheS gene encoding phenylalanine--tRNA ligase subunit alpha, which translates into the protein MSKLDELKKEAENALKKTSNLTEIDDIRRAYLGRKGKLTQELRSLKDMAEKDRKKYGNALNKIKEDIGSMLEEYSSKIREEQYRNRIINEWLDVTRPLPKKLRGSVHPITKTIAEIEDIFSAMGFETAEGPQIENEWYNFEALNIPEDHPARDLWDTFWMKQDKEVKGPVTKQNPGRMLLRTHTSPVQIRYMQKNNPPIRIIAPGQVFRYEATDASHEIQFRQLEGLMVDKDISIANFRAVMKEFLSRYFKKDISIRLRPSFFPFVEPGFEVDINCINCDAKGCSVCSQTGWLELMGAGMVHPRVFEAAGYNPDEYAGFAFGVGIDRLAMMKYKIDDVRLFNAGDIRFLEQFK
- the nusG gene encoding transcription termination/antitermination protein NusG, with the protein product MPKQKLQRGKSWYVIHTYSGYEDAVRQNLLQRIESMGMQDKIFNVIVPKEKKIKIRGGKRRIIEEKIYPGYVLVEMVVTDDSWYVVRNTPRVTGFVGSGTTPIPIDQKEIDSLQKRMGVEEPKYKIDVQEGDAVKINDGPFKDFDGKVSSIDEEKGKIYVLVNMFGRETPVELDYLQITKI
- a CDS encoding methyltransferase domain-containing protein is translated as MDSYNKKTLRSYEENLDEYITGTPQDVSPELKKWINDALGSLPEKASILEIGSGFGRDAKYLEELGHSVLRTDASLSFVHYLQNEGYDAMVLNVLKDVIPREFDMVFANAVFLHFKPKDLSCALSKACNSLDKNGVLAFTVKHGEGSEWSRDKLNAPRFFQYWRISELALLVRRAGFKDVLAYFDPPKRWIYVIAKNKATKGGPDDNR
- the gyrB gene encoding DNA topoisomerase (ATP-hydrolyzing) subunit B, whose product is MAKQPQKKSTSSAKPAPKGGPAQKAKKETPKKNGEYSAKDIYVLEGLDPVRKRPGMYIGSTGEDGLHHLVWEVVDNSLDEAMAGHAQNIEVTLLKDGKVSVSDDGRGIPVEKHAQTKKSALETVMTTLHAGGKFGGDSYKISGGLHGVGVSVVNALSIWLKAEVCRDGVRYAQEYKRGKPLGALKKVGTCPKSKSGTTVTFEPDKEIFKEGELRLKKILDHLRQQSYLTKGVHIKVIDEREKLPYSYQFYFEGGLVSFVDYLNRGEVKKHNNIFYVEREHEDLLIEVAFQYTDDLQGKELAFANNIYTPEGGMHITGFRTALTRGLNSYAQKNNLMKNNEAFTGEDVREGLTVAVSVKLPDPQFEGQTKAKLGNTEARSGVDSVVSDALEEYLDKNPSDARQIIEKIFLAAKARKAAKAARDTVIRKGALDGLTLPGKLADCSSRRPEDSEIFIVEGDSAGGSAKQGRDRRFQAILPLRGKILNVERARLDKILANKEVKTLIIALGAAIAEEFNLEKIRYHKVVIMTDADVDGAHIRTLLLTLFYRYYRPIIEGGYLYIAQPPLYKIQKGKHFEYAYTEAQKENILKKMLAEKVAKEGKKEKPKDIPEGGEDLEEKAKSMSGVSLQRYKGLGEMNPSQLWETTMNPENRVLFRVDVEDAEEADKIFDILMGSEVAPRKRFIQTHAQKVQNLDI
- a CDS encoding acyl-CoA dehydrogenase family protein, whose protein sequence is MAGDSKVLTEKKLFDAREFEPEFDAAIDDFCERDLKPLANDALKYEEFSEDIYNRSIEIFQKFSTHKHCIPDEYGGEKITSRMATSFTRKVCRVPGAADLGLSVGAGNSLFKAPLFAHGSEELKQQLAPELVSGKKDGVFAQTESEAGSHVAGIKTKAVQGKDGIWRITGTKRFITGGWDANYALVLAISDKEMHKANDSMGMTLFVVDCDEARKNFASDGKTKQLDSSKNEHKLGLTHSPTTEMVFTEAEAFAYVGPLHDGYKRANLPTLVGSRATVISGQATGIGESAYDLAFEYANERVQFGSEIIDKHGVKAMLLDMEARNRMSWALTLQSSTLKDTFPEGDTRPYEMQASLAKLVAGEYVRLTAMTGLQIFGGNGYILEYPIGRVLKDSFITAIYEGTSQIQSMLVSRGFMKVFMSGELAGEPADIVKVWPFSPVNLESAKGWVDIESDFNIYERRQRFLKALQDASGQYPVSDPYNLPAPYFELTRAFGSLEASTLVAAGRQFGSGEFTEASNEVIKRCFAISDGEFEQLEKTYL